TTTACCGAAATGTTCGAGTTCTATCTCAAATCCGAAATCGTCAAATTCATCTTCACCATACTCTTCTTCTATAAATTCAGGCAAAATTTCAGGATTTGCAAGATAATCTTTAAAAAATTTAGCGATGCGTTCGTCTCCGGCAAAGACATAGTCCCTGTCCGCGTCGTAGCTTTTTTGCAGATATTTTAGCGCCGCTTCTTTTTGACCGCAGACTAGACAGCGCTCGCCTCTATAATAGTCTTTCACGTAGGACGGTCTATCTTTTGCCTTATCGCACTTATACATCTCATCGATCCAGCGCAGGACGTTGGCGCAGTCTTTCAGCTCTTCGTATTCGCTTATCATGCGGTGCGCGTAGATGTACGCATCGTAGATTTTGTACTTTTCCTCGTCTGCTTCCGCCCATTTTGTTTCTATAAAATCCACGATTTGTGCTTTGGTTATCTTTGATTTTTTAAGTAGCGATTTACTTAAAAATACGTCGATTTCGTCCATTATTTTTTGCACGTTCATTGTTACTCCGTTATAAATTTCCTACTGATTTGCCTTACGATCTGAAAATAATCGCCGAATTTTTTCTTGACTTTTTTGAAATTTTTTATCTTATACATATACTTTTTATCGCGATGACAGAGCATCAGATAGGTCGTAAAGTGTAAAATATCTAAAATTTCGGCACGCAAATTTTTATCTTTTATTTCGATTTCTAGGCAGATTTTTAGGATTTTTTTGAAAATTTTCTTATCAAAATAGCAAAAATCGTAGAGCAAAACGAAAAACGAGTCATCGTTATCTCTGTCTATTTGCTCTCTTAAAAATACTATTTCATCGGTTTCGTTCGTCATAAAAAGCCGTCTTAATGATTAGACCAAGCCCCGCAAAAACCACAACGCAGACGAAAACTATCTGGGATATATCAAGTAGCGTCATTTTGCCGTCTTGGCTAGCGTTTTGCCGCTTGTTTGATTGTCGCGCTCTTTTAGCTGACCGCACGCCGCGCTGATGTCAAGGCCCTTGCTTTGCCTGATAGTGCAGGTCACGCCGTGATCGCGTAGGTATGTCTGAAATGCCTCCATATCGGCCGTGTTCGGGCGGCCGTATTCGCTGCCTTCGTGCGGATTAAAGTAGATCAAATTTACCTTTGCTTTGATGCCGTGTAGCAGCGAAACGAGCTTTTTGGCATCTTTTATACCGTCGTTCATGTCTTTTATGACGAGGTACTCAAACATCACTCGCTTACGCATATCGATCGGAAAGCCCCTCACCGCCTCCATAACGGATTCGATTTTGTAGGCGTTATTTATCGGCATCAGTTTACTGCGAAGCTCGTTAGTAACGGCATGCAAAGATATCGCTAACAGCACGCCCAGATCCATCTCGCCGAGCTTTTTTATTTGGCTACCTAGACCGCTCGTGCTAACGGTCTGGCGGCGTGGCGCGATAGCTAACCCGTCGTTTTCTTTTAAAATTTTTATAGCTTTACTAACGTTTTCTAGATTGTCTAGCGGCTCGCCCATGCCCATATATACGACGTTTACGCGACGTTCGTAGGGGATTTTATTTTCTCTTTTTATCCACAAAATTTGCCCTGCGATTTCGCCCGGCGTTAGGTTTCTCGTTAGTCCGCTCTTACCCGTTAGGCAAAACGAACAGCCCATGCGGCAGCCCACCTGCGAACTAACGCAGATCGTATAACGAGCATGGCGCGCCACCTCGCCGTTTTCATCGCTGAGCTCCTCTTTCATCGGCAACAGTACGCTTTCTATCCGTAGTCCGTCTTTGAGCTCAAAAAGATATTTGATCGAGCCGTCGGCACTCTGCTCAAATTTGACGCATTTTAGCGGGTCGAGGTAAAACTCCTGCGCCAAATTTGAGCGCAGATCTTTTGGCAAATTTAGCATCTCGTCAAAACTCGTTGCGTTTTTCTTATATAGCCACTCGAAAATTTGCTTTGCGCGAAACGGCGGCGAGAGCTGTTCTTTTAGCTCGTCTAATGTAAAATCAAGCAAATTTTTCAAATGATTTCCTTTTGTTTTAGGTAGTTTTCAAGCTCTTTTTTGGCTTGCTCGTGGTTTTTAATAAAATCTTCGTGTGCGTTTTTATCGCAAAAATTCGTCGCTACGAATATGCCGTAAGCTGGGATTTGAAATTTTTGCGCGACTTTAAGTACGGCAAAAAATTCCATATTTTCTAAAAAATATCCGCGATTGAAAAGCTTGTGAGCCAAATTTTGATCGGTCGTGATGAAATTTGATGAATTAACCTTGTATGTTCCACGTGGAACAACAGAAGCGATTTCGCTTTCTATCGGCGAATAGCTCTTGCTTTCTAAGCTCGAGATTTCAATGTTTACCGCGGCTGAGCTTTCGTAAATTTCAAAAACTTCACCATCTCTGTAAAGTCCCGCCGAGCCTATAAAAATGATCTCACTCGGCAGCGCGTTTAAAATTTTATCTGGATTTTGAGAAGATTTAGCGCTTTGTAAAATAGGCGAATCTATCAAATTTAGCCTCTCGTCAAGCTGCCGATTGGTCATCAAATTTTGATCGTATCTACCGCAACCATCAACCATAGCTCGCTTTTGTAAAAGCGCCGTCAAATTTATGCTCATATCCACTAGCCCGACGCCCATCGGTAGCGCGAATGGAAAAATCTCGTTTCGTCCCGCTGAAATAATCACGCCCTGCCTTTTTGCGCGCTAAATTTGAGCTCAAATTTCACAGTCTGACCTCGATGCCGTTTTGTCTGAGATATGTTTTAAGCGCCCTAATCTCGATCTCTCTAAAGTGAAAGATCGACGCCGCTAGGCATGCGTCCGCGCCCGCTAAAAATGCGTCTTTGAAGTGCTCCATTTTGCCCGCGCCGCCGCTTGCGATGACGGGGATGTCAAGCTCGCTAAAAATGCGCGTCAAATTTAACTCAAAGCCGTTTTTAACGCCGTCGCAGTCCATCGATGTGAGTAAAATTTCGCCTGCACCGCGCTCCTGCGCCTCTTTTGCCCAAGCAAGCGCGTCTTTGCCGGTGTCTAGCCTGCCGCCGTTTATAAACACGCTATAGCCCTCGCCCGTCCTCTTTGCATCGATCGCGACTACGACGCACTGCGAGCCGAATTTATTCGCCGCTTCGTCTATCAAATTTGGATTTTTGATCGCGGCCGAGTTGAGGCTTATTTTGTCGCAACCGACGTTTAGTAAGCGCGATATATCATCGATCGTACGTATGCCGCCACCCACGGTCAGCGGAATAAAAAGCTCGCGCGCTACACGTTCTACGACGTCCACTATCGTATCGCACTCAAGGTGCGACGCCGTGATATCGAGGAAACACAGCTCATCCGCGCCCTCCTCGTTGTAGCGTTTGGCTATCTCGACCGGATCGCCTGCATCCACGAGACCTACGAAATTTACGCCCTTTACCACCCGTCCGTCTTTGACGTCTAGGCATGGGATTATGCGTTTTGCAAAATGATTCATCGCTCTTCTTTGGCTAAAATTTGGCTTTATTTTAGCTAAATTTGACTTATCTAATCATTACATAAGATATTTTTGGGTAAAATCGGCGAAATTTAGGAAAAAAATGGAAAATATTAAAGCAAAAAAATGCTTCGGACAAAATTTTTTACACGACGAAGCGACGTTAAACAAAATCATCCAAGCGATTCCCAAAGATACGCAAAATATCGTTGAAATTGGGCCTGGCTTAGGTGATTTGACATTTAGAATTTTGGGGATTTGCGGCGTAACTAGCTACGAGATAGATACCGAGCTTTTTGCGCTGCTGCAGAAAAAATTCGCAAACGAAATTCAAAACGGACGATTGAAACTTTTTTGCAAAGACGCGCTGGATCAGTGGAGCGAAGACGGCCTGAGCGATGAGCCGTATTTTTTAGCGGCAAACCTGCCCTACTACGTTGCTACGAAGATGATCCTAAATGCGATCGAAGACGAGAAATGTCGCGGCTTAGTCGTGATGATACAAAAGGAAGTCGCGCTCAAATTTAGCGTAAAAAGCGGCGATAGAGATTTTAGCTCTTTGGCGATTTTAGCCTCGCTTCAAGGCGGCTGCGAGCTACTTTTTGACGTGGATGCGAGCTGCTTTAACCCGCCGCCGAAGGTGACTTCTTCGGTTATAAAACTGCAAAAAAGTAAAAATTTAATAGGCAAAACCGGAGTATTTGAGAGTAAATTTGAATACGAAAAATTTAAAACTTACCTCAAAATCGCCTTTAGCGCGCCTAGAAAAACGCTAATGAAAAATTTGAGTTCAAGCTATGAAAAGCCTGAAACCCAGCGAATTTTCAGTCTGCTAAATTTGAACGCAAACATCCGTCCGCACGAGCTAAATGTCGATCTTTATCTAGAAGTATTTAAAAATTTAAAGGAAGATAATGAACGACAAGAACGAAGAAAAAGCGGTGGCCTCTCAGGGCAAGAGCAATAAAAAGCGCAGATTTCGCCCGAGAAATAAAAATAAACAAGAAAATTTAGATCAAAACGCGCAAAACGGCGAGCAAAAAGCCAGTCAAAGCGTGATAGATAATTTCTTTTTAGAGCCTTTTGACGGCAGCGAACAGCACTCCCAAAACGGCGAACATACTAACGCTAACAAACAAAACGGCAAAAAAAATAGTAGTAAAAACGGCAAACAAAACTCCCAAAACGGCGCGCAAGGCGAAAATAAAAACGCTAACAAGCAAGCCGCTAACGCCGAAAATCAAACAGCAGAAGCTAAGCCTAAAAAACAACGAAAGTCGAAGAAAAATTTACCCGCCAAGCTAAGCGGAAACGAGCAGTGGCAGCAAGATATAGCTAGCGCGATGGAGGCAAATAAGGCCGTCCACGAACTGCGCCTCGAGCCGATGAAATACCTAAACTCGACCGATCACAGGATCCGCGTCACGCCTCTTGGCGGGCTGGGCGAGATCGGCGGAAATATGACGATATTTGAGACCGACACGAGCGCGATCATCGTAGATATCGGCATGAGCTTTCCTAGTGAGAGCATGCACGGCGTGGATATCCTGATCCCCGACTTTGACTACGTGCGAAAGATAAAAGACAAGATAAAAGGCGTCGTCATCACGCACGCACACGAGGATCACATCGGTGCGGTGCCCTACTTTTATAAAGAGTTTAAATTTCCGATTTACGCTACGCCGTTACCGCTCGGTATGATAAATAACAAATTTGAAGAGCACGGGCTCAAGCAGGAGCGTTCGCTTTTCCGCTCGGTCGAAAAGCGCAAGCCGTATTTGATAGGGGATTTTGAGGTCGAGTGGATACATATCACTCACTCTATCATCGACGCCAGCGCACTTGCCATCACGACAAAGGCAGGCACCATCATTCATACGGGCGACTTTAAGATCGACCACACGCCGATCGACGGCTACCCAACAGACCTTGGCAGACTCGCATACTACGGCGAGCGCGGCGTACTGTGCCTGATGAGCGATAGCACGAACAGCTACAGAGAGGGCTTTACTAAAAGCGAAAGCAGCGTGGGCAAGACATTTGACGCGATTTTCTCAAAAGCCAAAGGCCGCGTGATAATGAGTACGTTTAGCTCCAACATCCACCGCGTCTATCAGGCGATCGACTGGGGACTAAAATACAACCGCAAAGTTTGCGTCATCGGCCGTAGCATGGAGCGCAACCTTTATACGGCGATGGAGCTTGGCTACATCAAACTCGATAAGAAAATTTTTATCGACGCTAACGAAGTCGGTAAATTTAAAGATAACGAAGTACTGATCGTTACCACCGGCTCTCAGGGCGAGACGATGAGCGCGCTATACCGAATGGCTACCGACGAGCACAAATATATAAAAATAAAGCCGACCGATCAGATCATCATCAGCTCAAAGGCGATCCCCGGTAACGAAAGCAGCGTCTCTACGGTGCTAAATTTCCTCATCAAGTCAGGCGCTAGCGTCGCGTATCAGGACTTTAGCGAGATACACGTGAGCGGTCACGCGGCGCAAGAGGAACAAAAGCTGATGCTACGCCTAATAAAGCCTAAATTTTTCCTTCCCGTCCACGGCGAGTACAACCACATTGCAAAGCATAAAGAAACAGCCGTAGCCTGCGGCGTGGACGAGCGAAACATCTATCTGATGAGCGACGGCGATCAGATGGAAATTTGCCAAAAATACATGAAGCGCGCCAAGACCGTAAAAACGGGCAAGGTATTTATCGATAACCAAATCAACAAGCAAATTTCAGACGATGTCGTGATCGACCGCCAAAATTTGGCCGAAGCGGGCGTCGTGATGATCATCGCGCAAATTTCTCGCCACGGTGCTAAGCTCATAAACAAACCTCGCGTCATCAGCTACGGTCTGGTTGGCGATAAACAAGACGGCGAATTTAGAAAAGAGATGGAGGGCGTGTTGGAGCAGTATCTAAGCAACGTCAAAGAGGAGCTTTTAAAAGACGGTAGGATGCTCGAGGGGCAGGTGCGCCAGGTCATCCGTAAACATATCTTTAGAAAAGTCAAAAAATACCCGACCATCGTGCCTATCATATACCTGATGTAAGGGCGCAAAATGAGCGATACAATCAAAATAGCCGCTAACGTGCTAAAAACGGAAGCTAACGAGCTAACGAGAAATGCCGAAATTTTAGACGGCGAATTTGAAAAAGCGGTCGAGGTTTTATACAAAACCAAAGGTAAAGTCGTAGTTACCGGCGTGGGCAAGAGCGGACATGTCGGCGCCAAGATCGCCGCTACGCTTGCTAGCACGGGCACGCCTAGCTTTTTCATGCATCCGACTGAGGCGATGCACGGCGATCTGGGTATGATCGGCAAGGACGATACGCTGCTAGCTATCAGCTTTAGTGGCGAGAGTGAGGAGCTAACCAAAATCCTGCCTCACGTGCAGCGTTTCGGCGTACCGATAGTTGCTATGGCGAGGGATAAATTTAGTACGCTGGGCAAATTTAGCGATGCGTTCGTGAAGCTTAACGTTAGCAAGGAGGCCTGCCCGCTGGATGCCGCACCGACTAGCTCGACTACGCTAACGTTAGCCTTAGGCGATGCGTTAGCCGTTTGTCTGATGCAAAAGCGCGGATTTAAAAAAGAGGATTTTGCAAATTTCCATCCCGGCGGAAGCCTTGGCAAGAGGCTATTTTTAAAGGTTAAAGACGTGATGAGAAGCGAAAATTTACCGATAGTGCACTGGAATGCGAGCCTAAAACAGGCGATCGACACTATGACGCACGGTAAACTCGGCACCGTTCTCATCGTGGATAAAGACGGCGTTTTGGACGCGATTTTAAGCGACGGAGACCTTAGGCGGGCGCTAATGAGAGAGGACTTTGATCTAAACGATGCCGCGATCAAATACGCGACTCTAAAACCAAAAGAGTTAAACGATAAAGAGATGTTAGCGATCGACGCGTTAGCGCTCATTGAGCAACATAAGATTCAACTCCTAGCCGTCGTGGAAAACGGCGTGCCAGTAGGCGTCTTGCACATCCACGACCTTGCAAATTTAGGACTATAAAATGCAAAAAAGCAGACTAAATAAATTTATATCGCATAACACGAGTTATTCGCGTAGAGAGGCCGACGAGCTAATTAAACAGGGCAAAGTTAGCGTAAACGGCCGCGTCGTTAGCGAGCTAGCTACGAGCGTTAGCGATGAGGATAAAGTAAAGATAAACGGCCGTCCCGTGCGGCTAAAAAAAGAATTTACCGTGATCGTTTATCACAAACAAAAAGGCGAGCTGGTTAGTAAAAAAGATGACCGCGGACGCAAAACTATTTACGATAGCTTGGACCGACAGTTTGCTAAATTTGTTAGTATCGGGCGACTTGACTACGCTAGCGAGGGGCTACTTTTACTAACGGACGCTCCGGCGATCGCGACTGCATTGATGAACAGCGACGTAGAGCGCGAATACTATCTAAAGGTAAAAGGCGAGATAACGCCTGAAGTGATAACGGCGATGAACGAGGGTTTTTTCGCTGCGGACGCTACTAAAGGCGCGCATGCTAAAACCGCGATAAAATCGATGGAATTTAAGCCGTTTTTAGACTATAAAATTTTTGGCGCCAGCGGCGGTTTTACAAAGCTAAAAGTTGTGATAAATGAAGGGCAAAACCGCGAACTGCGCCGCTTTTTCGGCTATTTTGACCTTGAGGTGATGGATCTAAAACGCGTTAGTTTTGGTCGCGTAGATCTCGGTATGCTAAAGCCCGGTAAATGGCGATACTTTGAAAACGGCGAATACGAAGCGCTGAGGGATTTTTTGAAGGTTAATAATATTAGATATTAATGGTGGAGTTAAGCGGGATCGAACCGCCGACCTCTTGAATGCCATTCAAGCGCTCTCCCAGCTGAGCTATAACCCCAATTATTGAAAGGATTTTGGAATTATATCATTTTTATCTTACGAAATTTTGAAATTTGGCAAAATAAAATAAAATTTTAAGCAAAAATCAGCTAAAATCTCATTTTTCAAATGAAATGCGGGAATAGCTCAGGGGTAGAGCACAACCTTGCCAAGGTTGGGGTCGCGAGTTCGAATCTCGTTTCCCGCTCCATCGGTTTTAAATTTAGGGAATTTTTGCCCGGGTGGCGGAATGGTAGACGCAAGGGACTTAAAATCCCTCGGTATTTTTTACCGTACCGGTTCAAGTCCGGTTTCGGGCACCATTGACTTTTAGGCGACATAGCCAAGTGGTAAGGCATGAGCCTGCAAAGCTTTGATCCCCGGTTCGAATCCGGGTGTCGCCTCCAAAATTTAAGGAGAGAAAATGCGTTATTTGCTAATGCTATTATCTGCTACTTTTTTTATGGTCGGTTGCTCAAATACATGGCACGGCGTCAAAGAGGATACGAATAATGCCGTTGAGTGGTCAAAGGAAAAAGTCAATAAAGGCGCTTCCTACGTTAAGGAAAAAACCGAATAAATTTGGCTATAATTAGCCGAAATATTTTTACGGGAGATGGCTGAGCGGTCGAAAGCGGCGGTCTTGAAAACCGTTGAGGTGTGAAAGCCTCCTGGGGTTCGAATCCCTATCTCCCGGCCACTATATTACTAAAATATATTTTTTATGTTCTGTATTTTATACCATTATTTTTTCGAATTTAGGATAAATATATTTTGTTTTGCCAGATTTAGGTTTCTGTTGCATCGGCTTATTGTGGTAAGGTATATAACGATTTTTAGATCAATAATAAATTTAAGTCAAGAATTTTACGCATAAATTTACGGTGGAGCGGTTCATACATCTCGCATATGTTAAATTCTGGCATATAAAAACCTAAACAAAGAGTATTGTGCCGTCTTTAGCGTAACTATAGCTAACGATAAATATTATACTAAACGCGTATTTTAGTGCTTTGCCGTGGTTATCTTACCTAGCTCAATCCTCTAGCCCTTTAAGGCCTTGGGTACCTAAAAATTAGTTTAGAATGTCTGACGAAGTTCTCTGTTTTTT
Above is a genomic segment from uncultured Campylobacter sp. containing:
- a CDS encoding purine-nucleoside phosphorylase; its protein translation is MIISAGRNEIFPFALPMGVGLVDMSINLTALLQKRAMVDGCGRYDQNLMTNRQLDERLNLIDSPILQSAKSSQNPDKILNALPSEIIFIGSAGLYRDGEVFEIYESSAAVNIEISSLESKSYSPIESEIASVVPRGTYKVNSSNFITTDQNLAHKLFNRGYFLENMEFFAVLKVAQKFQIPAYGIFVATNFCDKNAHEDFIKNHEQAKKELENYLKQKEII
- the rlmN gene encoding 23S rRNA (adenine(2503)-C(2))-methyltransferase RlmN, translated to MKNLLDFTLDELKEQLSPPFRAKQIFEWLYKKNATSFDEMLNLPKDLRSNLAQEFYLDPLKCVKFEQSADGSIKYLFELKDGLRIESVLLPMKEELSDENGEVARHARYTICVSSQVGCRMGCSFCLTGKSGLTRNLTPGEIAGQILWIKRENKIPYERRVNVVYMGMGEPLDNLENVSKAIKILKENDGLAIAPRRQTVSTSGLGSQIKKLGEMDLGVLLAISLHAVTNELRSKLMPINNAYKIESVMEAVRGFPIDMRKRVMFEYLVIKDMNDGIKDAKKLVSLLHGIKAKVNLIYFNPHEGSEYGRPNTADMEAFQTYLRDHGVTCTIRQSKGLDISAACGQLKERDNQTSGKTLAKTAK
- a CDS encoding KpsF/GutQ family sugar-phosphate isomerase, which translates into the protein MSDTIKIAANVLKTEANELTRNAEILDGEFEKAVEVLYKTKGKVVVTGVGKSGHVGAKIAATLASTGTPSFFMHPTEAMHGDLGMIGKDDTLLAISFSGESEELTKILPHVQRFGVPIVAMARDKFSTLGKFSDAFVKLNVSKEACPLDAAPTSSTTLTLALGDALAVCLMQKRGFKKEDFANFHPGGSLGKRLFLKVKDVMRSENLPIVHWNASLKQAIDTMTHGKLGTVLIVDKDGVLDAILSDGDLRRALMREDFDLNDAAIKYATLKPKELNDKEMLAIDALALIEQHKIQLLAVVENGVPVGVLHIHDLANLGL
- the rsmA gene encoding 16S rRNA (adenine(1518)-N(6)/adenine(1519)-N(6))-dimethyltransferase RsmA — encoded protein: MENIKAKKCFGQNFLHDEATLNKIIQAIPKDTQNIVEIGPGLGDLTFRILGICGVTSYEIDTELFALLQKKFANEIQNGRLKLFCKDALDQWSEDGLSDEPYFLAANLPYYVATKMILNAIEDEKCRGLVVMIQKEVALKFSVKSGDRDFSSLAILASLQGGCELLFDVDASCFNPPPKVTSSVIKLQKSKNLIGKTGVFESKFEYEKFKTYLKIAFSAPRKTLMKNLSSSYEKPETQRIFSLLNLNANIRPHELNVDLYLEVFKNLKEDNERQERRKSGGLSGQEQ
- a CDS encoding ribonuclease J, giving the protein MNDKNEEKAVASQGKSNKKRRFRPRNKNKQENLDQNAQNGEQKASQSVIDNFFLEPFDGSEQHSQNGEHTNANKQNGKKNSSKNGKQNSQNGAQGENKNANKQAANAENQTAEAKPKKQRKSKKNLPAKLSGNEQWQQDIASAMEANKAVHELRLEPMKYLNSTDHRIRVTPLGGLGEIGGNMTIFETDTSAIIVDIGMSFPSESMHGVDILIPDFDYVRKIKDKIKGVVITHAHEDHIGAVPYFYKEFKFPIYATPLPLGMINNKFEEHGLKQERSLFRSVEKRKPYLIGDFEVEWIHITHSIIDASALAITTKAGTIIHTGDFKIDHTPIDGYPTDLGRLAYYGERGVLCLMSDSTNSYREGFTKSESSVGKTFDAIFSKAKGRVIMSTFSSNIHRVYQAIDWGLKYNRKVCVIGRSMERNLYTAMELGYIKLDKKIFIDANEVGKFKDNEVLIVTTGSQGETMSALYRMATDEHKYIKIKPTDQIIISSKAIPGNESSVSTVLNFLIKSGASVAYQDFSEIHVSGHAAQEEQKLMLRLIKPKFFLPVHGEYNHIAKHKETAVACGVDERNIYLMSDGDQMEICQKYMKRAKTVKTGKVFIDNQINKQISDDVVIDRQNLAEAGVVMIIAQISRHGAKLINKPRVISYGLVGDKQDGEFRKEMEGVLEQYLSNVKEELLKDGRMLEGQVRQVIRKHIFRKVKKYPTIVPIIYLM
- the hisF gene encoding imidazole glycerol phosphate synthase subunit HisF, translating into MNHFAKRIIPCLDVKDGRVVKGVNFVGLVDAGDPVEIAKRYNEEGADELCFLDITASHLECDTIVDVVERVARELFIPLTVGGGIRTIDDISRLLNVGCDKISLNSAAIKNPNLIDEAANKFGSQCVVVAIDAKRTGEGYSVFINGGRLDTGKDALAWAKEAQERGAGEILLTSMDCDGVKNGFELNLTRIFSELDIPVIASGGAGKMEHFKDAFLAGADACLAASIFHFREIEIRALKTYLRQNGIEVRL
- a CDS encoding pseudouridine synthase — protein: MQKSRLNKFISHNTSYSRREADELIKQGKVSVNGRVVSELATSVSDEDKVKINGRPVRLKKEFTVIVYHKQKGELVSKKDDRGRKTIYDSLDRQFAKFVSIGRLDYASEGLLLLTDAPAIATALMNSDVEREYYLKVKGEITPEVITAMNEGFFAADATKGAHAKTAIKSMEFKPFLDYKIFGASGGFTKLKVVINEGQNRELRRFFGYFDLEVMDLKRVSFGRVDLGMLKPGKWRYFENGEYEALRDFLKVNNIRY
- the bcsF gene encoding cellulose biosynthesis protein BcsF codes for the protein MTLLDISQIVFVCVVVFAGLGLIIKTAFYDERNR